A segment of the Staphylococcus ratti genome:
GAGACTCATTTAATAAAGTAAATGCTTGTTTCGTTAATGCGTTTCCTTTTTGTGCTTCTGTTCCGATATTGAGCAATGCTACACGTGGCTGTGCAATATTACGCACATTTTGGGCATAAATTTGTCCTAAAATCGCATTTTGGTACAAATGTTCAGCTTTAGCATCCGCATTCGCACCGACGTCTAAAAAGACTACACCTCGACCTTTTACGGTTGGAAGCGTCACAACAAGCGCGGGTCTTGCAACTCCTGGCAAACGTCCAACAATAAATAAACCTGCTGACATTAAAGCCCCTGTATTCCCTGCAGAAACACACGCCATCGCCTCACCATGTTTTACTGATTCCGCCATTTTAACCATAGAACTATCTTTTTTACGCTTAATAGCTCTTACTGGTTCATCTTCCATTGTGATTTCTTCAGATGTATGACGAACGTGTACACGTGGATGATTGATGGTGCATTGCTTTTCATCACCAAATAAAAGTATTTCTAAATCTTCAAATTCCTCCACTGCTTTTTCAACTGCTTCAAGTACAATATTCGGAGCCTCATCTCCGCCCATCATATCAACAGCAATTTTAATCATGTTATTCATCCTCACTTATGTAATACATTTTAAATATTCCTTCAAAAACTTTCGTTTTATTAACAAAAGAACGCACAGTCATTTCATAATATTTGTCATCGTGTTGTTCTACGTTCGCTTCTGCAATCACAACATCACCTAAATATACAGGTTTAACAAAATGAATATGGCTTTCTTTTGTGAGCACCGACTCATGTTGTACAAGCGCTACACATAAGGAATTCGCTTGCGCAAATACTACGTGACCTCTTGCAACACGATTCCGAGAAAAAACATCATCACGTGTAATCGTATAAATTGATTTCGCTTGTTGGTTTGCTGTCAAATCAACGACATCACCAATAATATCTTTATCTTCAAGAGAGCTAATGTTTTGGTATTGGTCTTTTGCCACCTGTTTGACACGCTCTCTTAATTCAGGAATGTTGAGCTGGCTTCTATCAAGCCGAATTGTTTGAATACTCACTTCATACATTTCGCTCAAAGCTTGATCTGTTATAAAGGGATTCTGCTGAATGGTCCTCTCAATCATTTCTCGACGTTCATTTTTTGTTCGCTTCATGTTTCGCCACTCCATTTAGTACCAAGTCTTAACGTACTTAATCCCATTCTAACACGCATTTCAAGAAGTTCAAAATATTTTAATGTTTCGAGTTAACCGGATAGATACATTTAAAAGTTTCTAATACAACATCCTCTTCTTCATGAAATTCAAGACCATAATATTGACACGCTTCTTTCAAATAATGATAGTGATCAGAACGCCATTGCTCAATAGATGTATAACCTTCACCCTCGTTTATTATATGTCCGTAACCCACTTGGTTAAATGGCACTACCTTCACATGTGTTGT
Coding sequences within it:
- the plsX gene encoding phosphate acyltransferase PlsX produces the protein MIKIAVDMMGGDEAPNIVLEAVEKAVEEFEDLEILLFGDEKQCTINHPRVHVRHTSEEITMEDEPVRAIKRKKDSSMVKMAESVKHGEAMACVSAGNTGALMSAGLFIVGRLPGVARPALVVTLPTVKGRGVVFLDVGANADAKAEHLYQNAILGQIYAQNVRNIAQPRVALLNIGTEAQKGNALTKQAFTLLNESQSIHFVGNIEAKSMLEDEADVIVTDGYTGNMILKNLEGIAKSFGKIIKSTLLSKLKNKIAVLVMKNDIKAIAKQLDYAEYGGSVLLGLDGVVVKAHGSSNAKAFYSAIRQAKIASETKIVETMREKVGENHG
- the fapR gene encoding transcription factor FapR, with the protein product MKRTKNERREMIERTIQQNPFITDQALSEMYEVSIQTIRLDRSQLNIPELRERVKQVAKDQYQNISSLEDKDIIGDVVDLTANQQAKSIYTITRDDVFSRNRVARGHVVFAQANSLCVALVQHESVLTKESHIHFVKPVYLGDVVIAEANVEQHDDKYYEMTVRSFVNKTKVFEGIFKMYYISEDE